In Rhodothermales bacterium, the genomic stretch GTTGTCGAGTCGAGGATCAGGCAGCACATCGGGGGTCATTGCCGGTGTCAACCACGTTGCCGCCAACGGGAGCGTCGGAGACGTCGCGAACATGAGCCTGGGCGGCGGCGTCTCGACGGCACTCGACGACGCAGTTGCGGCAGCGGCCGGAGGCGTCAGGTTTGTCCTGGCCGCTGGAAATGAATCCGACAACGCCAACAACCACTCGCCAGCGCGCGTGAACGGGAATGGCATCTACACAATCTCAGCCATTGACAGCGCCGACCGCTTTGCCTGGTTCTCGAATTACGGGAATCCCCCTGTTGACTACGCGGCACCGGGAGTGAGCATCGAGTCGACCTGGAAGAATGGCGGCTACAATACCATCAGCGGGACGTCGATGGCGGCTCCGCACGTGGCGGGAATTTTGCTCCTCCCCGGTGGCATTTCCGTTGACGGAACGGTGAATGGCGACCGGGACAGTACCGCCGACGAAATCGCCGTGAACTGAGAAGCTCCTCGACGAGAGATCGCGTTGAGTAAAAAAGGCCCGTGAGCAGGACGCTCACGGGCCTTGTTCTTTATCCGGAAAGGTGGATTCTACTTAACGAACAGAATCTCCGTGTAGGTCGGCAGCGGCCAGGTGTCGTGCGGAATGACACGCTCCAGACGGTCCGAAGCGTCGCGCACAGCGGACATGGCCGGAATTACGTCGTTCAGCATGAAGCGAGCGTGCCCCAGGGCGTTGTCGCCACCTGTGTTGAGGTTCGCATTCTTCAGGTTCTCCAACGACGTGTAGAGATTATCGACTAGATCCCCTACCTCCGCTGCAGTGTTCTGGACGCCGGACAGGTTCAGACCGGTGGCCGCGGCAGACGAGAGCGTTGACGTTAGCTCGTGCAGGTAGTCAATCGCTGCGGGGAGAATCATGGTCTTTGCCATGGATTGCGTCGTCTCCGCCTCGATGTTGATCGTTGTCGCGTACTGCTCGAGCCAGATCTCGTGGCGGCTGTGCAGCTCCGTGGGCGTTAGAACGCCGTAGCGATCAAAGAGCGCGACGTTCTTGTCGTCTACCATCCGCTCCAATGCGTCGACTGTAGTTCGGAGATTCAACAGACCGCGGCGCTCCGCTTCCTGGTGCCATTCGTCCGAGTAGTTATCGCCCCCAAATATGATCGGCTTCGAATCTTTGATGACGGTGCTGAGCACTTCGGCGACAGCATGCTCAAACAACTGTTTGTTTCTCTTCTTGCCGGCGAGCTTCTCCTCAAGCATGTCGCTCATTGCGTCGAGCGACTCCGACACGATCAGGTTCAGCACAACGTTCGGAATCGATACGGACTGGGCAGAACCCACTGCGCGGAATTCGAACTTGTTGCCCGTGAAGGCGAACGGCGATGTACGATTGCGGTCGCCTGCATGCCGCGGCAGATGCGGCAGAGCCGGCACCCCGAGTCCGAGCAAACCGCCCTGCTTGCTCGATTTCGCTACGCCTTCGACGATCTGATCGAAGACATCTTCCAGTTGTTCGCCGAGGAATACGCTCATGATGGCGGGCGGCGCCTCGTTAGCTCCGAGCCTGTGGTCGTTGCCCGCAGAGGCGACGGCTCCCCGCAGCAGATCCTGATGATGATGTACCGCACGCAGGACGGCGGCACAGAAGAACAGAAATTGAATGTTGTCGTGCGGATTATCACCCGGATCGAGCAGGTTCATGCCCGTGTCGGTACTGATCGACCAGTTGTTGTGCTTACCAGAACCGTTGACACCCTCGAACGGCTTTTCGTGAAGCAGGCAAACGAGTCCGTAGTTCCGGGCAACGCGCTGCAATGTCAGCATCGTGAGCTGCTGATGGTCGGCCGCGATGTTCGATGTCTCGAAGATGGGTGCGATCTCGTATTGACCCGGCGCTACCTCATTGTGCCGCGTCTTGACAGGCACGCCAAGTCTATATAGCTCCTTCTCGACTTCCAGCATGTACGCCAGAATGCGGTCCGGTATGGAACCGAAGTAGTGGTCGTCGAGCTCCTGTCCTTTCGCCGGCTTCGCACCGAATAGCGTTCGTCCGGTGTTGATCAGGTCGGGGCGACGGTAGAAGTACTCTTCATCGATCAGGAAGTACTCCTGCTCATTACCCACCGTCGACGTCACGCTGTGAACGCCACGAACCGCGAAGAGCTTGAGCACGCGCCGGGCCGACTTGTCGATCGCTTGCATCGAGCGGAGCAGCGGGATCTTGTGATCGAGCGCTTCTCCGGTCCACGATGCGAAGGCGGTCGGGATGGCGAGGTAGGAACCGTTCTGATTCTCGATGACAAACGCCGGGGAGGTCGGATCCCATGCTGTATAGCCGCGCGCCTCGAACGTCGCCCGCACGCCGCCTGACGGAAAGCTCGACGCGTCGGGCTCACCCTGAATTAGATCCTTGCCGGAGAACTGTGCGATTGCGCCGCCACCCTTGTTCGGGGTGATGAAGCTATCGTGCTTCTCAGCCGTAGATCCGGTGAGCGGCTGAAACCAGTGGGTATAGTGGGACACGCCTCGCTCGACGGCCCACTCTTTCATGGCGATCGCGACCGTGTCGGCGATCGTCGAGTCGATCGGTTCACCCTTCTCGATCGTAGCCAGAATGCTGGCGTAAATGCTCTCGGGAAGGCGGCTTTTCATTTCCTCCAGGCCGAAGGTGTTCTCGCCGAAGATGCGTTCGATGTCCATGGTCATCGCATTGATCTTCCCGTTCGAGACATACTTCGTTGCGGCGATGACGTTGTAATCAGATGATTGCTTGCTCATTGGATGAGAGAGGGTTGGAGTGTGTTGATTTAGATTCTGTGGATGTCAGAACAGATCGGCCAGGCGGGCGCTGAGCTACAGCGTCATGGCCTCGACCGGAAGCGTGGTCGTTTCCTTCTGACTGCTAAGCACGATGCTTGTCGTGGTCCCGTGGACACCGGGAAGCGCCTGGAGTCGGGACAGCAGGGCTTCGAGTGTCGTCGTGTTCTTCGTGCGGATTTTCATGATGTGGGAGCCGTCTCCCGTGACCGAGTGCAATTCCTGTACTTCCGCCATTTTGGTTACGGCATCGACAAACCCTGCGTAGTTCTCCGAGCCGTCGATACGCACTCGGACAAATGCCGTGATGTCGAAGTGAAGGCGCTTCGGGCTGAGGTTCGCGCTGAATCCGATGAGGACGCCGCGCTCTTCCAGTTTTCTCATACGATCACTGACGGTCGGCACCGACAGGCCCACGTCTTCGGCGATTCGGCTCCGTTTCATTCTGCCGTGCGCCTGCAGAAGCTCCAGAATGCGGGCGTCTATGTCGTCAATTCTTTCCATTCGAGGTGCCTGGCAAGCCAATTCGGTTTGTTTTTCAGGATGTAACGACAGAAAATACCCGGATCGTCACGCCACATCAATGGACAGCCTAAAAAATTAATGTGAAATATGCTTGTGGCGATGTGAAACGTCGGATCTGATGCGTGATCGCTGTTTTTGCCTCAGGCGTGTGGCGGGAAGAACGATTTGACGGCGGAACCCCATGCCGCGCCAGGTGCCTGTCGTTTCGGGCGAAAGAGAAAGTGGCCGACCTCGCGAGTAGCCGGGCATCAACCGGGTCGCAGGATACGTCCCCAATCACCCTGTCCGTGGTCGGGTGCTGTGGCATGTGCTCATGTGGGGCGAACGAGGCGCCAGCCGTCGGCGCCGGCGCCTCGACGTACCTGGCGCTGAGAACGCTCCGCTCAGTTCGTGCGGGCGCGAGGGAGGAGCCTCGCGAGACAGAGGATGCCGAACAGGAATTCAGGACACCGGCACGCGTCAACACGAACTCCCGTCATCCCGCATTGCACCCGTCATCCCGCACTGCACACTTCATCCCGCACTACCCCGTCATCCCGCGTTGCACACGTCATCCCGCACCAGATACGAGATCCATGGGAGTTTGAGCCAGCCAATATGCAACCGCAAAACCTTTGCGCGGCATTCGTAGTTTATCGGGGCTCGGGCCCGTAGCTCAGCGGTTAGAGCACCGGACTCATAATCCGTTGGTCGTAGGTTCAAATCCTACCGGGCCCAC encodes the following:
- a CDS encoding S8 family serine peptidase, encoding LSSRGSGSTSGVIAGVNHVAANGSVGDVANMSLGGGVSTALDDAVAAAAGGVRFVLAAGNESDNANNHSPARVNGNGIYTISAIDSADRFAWFSNYGNPPVDYAAPGVSIESTWKNGGYNTISGTSMAAPHVAGILLLPGGISVDGTVNGDRDSTADEIAVN
- a CDS encoding glutamine synthetase type III, whose product is MSKQSSDYNVIAATKYVSNGKINAMTMDIERIFGENTFGLEEMKSRLPESIYASILATIEKGEPIDSTIADTVAIAMKEWAVERGVSHYTHWFQPLTGSTAEKHDSFITPNKGGGAIAQFSGKDLIQGEPDASSFPSGGVRATFEARGYTAWDPTSPAFVIENQNGSYLAIPTAFASWTGEALDHKIPLLRSMQAIDKSARRVLKLFAVRGVHSVTSTVGNEQEYFLIDEEYFYRRPDLINTGRTLFGAKPAKGQELDDHYFGSIPDRILAYMLEVEKELYRLGVPVKTRHNEVAPGQYEIAPIFETSNIAADHQQLTMLTLQRVARNYGLVCLLHEKPFEGVNGSGKHNNWSISTDTGMNLLDPGDNPHDNIQFLFFCAAVLRAVHHHQDLLRGAVASAGNDHRLGANEAPPAIMSVFLGEQLEDVFDQIVEGVAKSSKQGGLLGLGVPALPHLPRHAGDRNRTSPFAFTGNKFEFRAVGSAQSVSIPNVVLNLIVSESLDAMSDMLEEKLAGKKRNKQLFEHAVAEVLSTVIKDSKPIIFGGDNYSDEWHQEAERRGLLNLRTTVDALERMVDDKNVALFDRYGVLTPTELHSRHEIWLEQYATTINIEAETTQSMAKTMILPAAIDYLHELTSTLSSAAATGLNLSGVQNTAAEVGDLVDNLYTSLENLKNANLNTGGDNALGHARFMLNDVIPAMSAVRDASDRLERVIPHDTWPLPTYTEILFVK
- a CDS encoding Lrp/AsnC family transcriptional regulator, with product MERIDDIDARILELLQAHGRMKRSRIAEDVGLSVPTVSDRMRKLEERGVLIGFSANLSPKRLHFDITAFVRVRIDGSENYAGFVDAVTKMAEVQELHSVTGDGSHIMKIRTKNTTTLEALLSRLQALPGVHGTTTSIVLSSQKETTTLPVEAMTL